TCCCCTTCCAAGGATTTCCGCATGCTCCTCGACGGCAACGCCCCCGCTACCGACGCCCCCCGCCACGTCTTCGACGCGACCACCGCCAACTTCGAGACGGAGGTCCTGCAGAAGTCCTTGCAGACCCCGGTACTGATCGATTTCTGGGCCGAATGGTGCGGGCCGTGCAAGTCGCTTGGACCGGTGCTGGAGAAGCTGGCGGCCGAATACAACGGCGCGTTCGTGCTGGCCAAGGTGGATGTCGACAAGGAGCAGCAGATCGCCGCGGCCTTCCAGATCCGCTCGGTGCCCACCGTGTTCCTGCTGGTCGGTGGGCAGCCGGTCGACGGGTTCCCCGGCGCGCTGCCCGAAGGCGAGGTCCGCGAATTCCTCCAGCGCCATGGCATCACGCCCGCGGAAGGGGCGCCTGCCGAAGACGCCGCCCCGGCCCCGCTCGACCCCGCCGCGGAAGTCGCCCGGCTGCGCGAGGCGATCGCAGCCGAGCCCGACAAGGCAGAGCTGCGGCTCGATCTCGCCCTTGCGCTGCTGCAGACCGGCGCGGCGCAGGAGGCCGAAAGCCTGCTCGATGGCCTGCCGGCCAATCTCGCCACCGACGACCGCACCATCAAGGCCCGCGCGCGCCTGGACTTCGCGACCCTGCTGGCCGACGCGCCGCCGGTGGAG
The genomic region above belongs to Luteimonas chenhongjianii and contains:
- the trxA gene encoding thioredoxin, which produces MLLDGNAPATDAPRHVFDATTANFETEVLQKSLQTPVLIDFWAEWCGPCKSLGPVLEKLAAEYNGAFVLAKVDVDKEQQIAAAFQIRSVPTVFLLVGGQPVDGFPGALPEGEVREFLQRHGITPAEGAPAEDAAPAPLDPAAEVARLREAIAAEPDKAELRLDLALALLQTGAAQEAESLLDGLPANLATDDRTIKARARLDFATLLADAPPVEALQSAIAADPGNLTARHQLGVRHIVAGDAEAGFEQFIEMLSRDRDFQDGLPRKALIDAFRIVEDPALVGRYRRKMASLLF